A region from the uncultured Bacteroides sp. genome encodes:
- a CDS encoding DUF2326 domain-containing protein, with amino-acid sequence MKLSQLYSNKNTFKHIVFNKGINVVLGKVTKKYDLAKDSHNLGKSTLISVLDFMLLKDIDKNHFFRQFNSKFNGLTLYLEIILNSGEYLTICRSIDDPNKISFKKNDARTVANEATKWDVLDLSLTKSITQLDEYLHFDVLQTWKYRKSVTYFLRGQKDYNDIFQLGKYQNGKHVDWKPFMFDLLGFDGNLLTEKYELDGKIENNKTFINAIEKEFSVNKGDIDKINGRISLKHAELEETKRLIDSFNFYQQERSLNKNLIDNIEASIAELNSLEYSLSYDLDKAQKSISNTTSFDIEQLKEIYADVNVFFPSSLIQDYKALERFNKDITEERNRYLKKRIKEISAQLEETREKLKTLNEQRNGTLNILQNKDSFKKFKSYQISLAKIEGDISQLEEQLKNIDKIASIKDIVSELKGKLDTATKKIEEHIKYQDNTINTEIKKTFNNVFRTVFNVSALLYVSINSSGNIEFYSEVANEDDESRITAESNGNTYRKMLCVAFDLAVLIAYNKKSFYRFVYHDGVLEGLDNRPKRKFIKLIREYCQKYDIQYIFTSIEDDLPSDILDSFTDEEKCLILDDSGDEGKLFGFSY; translated from the coding sequence ATGAAACTAAGTCAATTATATTCAAACAAAAATACATTCAAGCATATCGTATTCAATAAAGGAATCAATGTCGTATTAGGCAAGGTTACTAAAAAATATGACCTAGCAAAAGATTCCCATAATCTCGGAAAATCAACTCTGATCTCCGTATTAGACTTTATGCTATTAAAGGATATTGATAAAAATCATTTCTTTAGACAATTTAATAGCAAGTTCAATGGATTAACTCTATACCTGGAAATTATTCTCAACTCTGGCGAATACCTTACAATATGTAGGAGCATTGATGATCCAAACAAAATATCATTCAAGAAGAACGATGCAAGAACTGTTGCAAATGAAGCAACCAAATGGGATGTTCTGGATTTGTCACTTACAAAAAGCATTACTCAGCTAGATGAATACCTTCACTTTGACGTTCTTCAAACATGGAAATACCGGAAATCTGTAACCTACTTTCTACGTGGGCAAAAAGATTATAACGACATTTTTCAATTAGGAAAATATCAAAACGGAAAACACGTTGATTGGAAACCCTTCATGTTTGACTTACTTGGCTTTGATGGGAACCTCCTAACAGAAAAATACGAATTAGACGGTAAGATTGAAAACAATAAAACATTCATAAACGCCATAGAAAAAGAATTTTCAGTTAATAAAGGAGATATTGATAAAATAAATGGCCGCATTTCTTTAAAGCATGCAGAACTGGAAGAGACTAAACGATTAATAGACAGTTTCAATTTCTACCAGCAAGAAAGAAGTCTGAATAAAAACCTTATTGATAATATAGAAGCTTCGATTGCTGAATTAAATTCTTTAGAATACTCCCTTTCTTATGATTTAGATAAAGCCCAAAAGTCGATTTCCAATACTACTTCCTTTGACATAGAACAGTTAAAAGAAATCTATGCAGATGTAAATGTCTTTTTCCCAAGCTCTCTCATCCAAGATTACAAGGCCCTAGAGCGTTTTAACAAAGATATTACCGAAGAAAGAAATAGATATCTCAAAAAGCGCATTAAAGAGATTTCAGCTCAGCTGGAAGAAACGCGAGAGAAACTAAAAACGTTGAACGAACAAAGGAATGGAACCTTAAACATCTTACAGAATAAGGATTCTTTCAAGAAGTTCAAGAGCTATCAAATTAGCCTTGCCAAGATAGAAGGTGACATATCCCAGTTAGAGGAACAACTAAAGAACATTGACAAGATAGCAAGCATAAAAGATATTGTCTCTGAACTAAAAGGCAAATTGGATACTGCAACAAAGAAGATAGAAGAACATATTAAATATCAAGACAATACCATAAATACAGAGATAAAAAAGACCTTTAACAACGTGTTCCGCACAGTATTTAATGTTTCTGCTTTGCTATATGTATCAATTAACTCTTCCGGAAATATTGAATTTTATTCAGAAGTAGCCAATGAAGATGATGAATCAAGAATCACAGCCGAAAGCAATGGAAATACCTACAGAAAAATGCTTTGTGTTGCTTTTGATTTAGCAGTATTGATTGCTTACAACAAAAAATCTTTCTATCGCTTTGTCTATCACGATGGCGTTTTAGAGGGATTGGATAACCGACCTAAGAGAAAATTCATAAAGCTTATTCGTGAATACTGCCAAAAGTATGATATACAATATATATTTACCTCTATAGAAGATGATCTACCATCAGACATATTAGATTCATTTACTGATGAGGAAAAGTGCCTGATCCTTGATGATTCTGGTGATGAAGGAAAACTATTCGGATTCAGCTATTAA